AATCAGAGAAAAGAAGATAAGAGAAAGCAAGAGGCGttaggaaagagagacagagcaagagATAAGATGCTGGATATGCTGATACTCACGTCTTCCACTGGACAGTGGACGGGTGAGGGTTTCCGGTAGCCTGGCAGGTGAGTATCACATTTGTACGACCCAAGTACCAGTTATTGTCGTAACCTACTATTGTCACCTGAGGGGGGTCTGGGGGAAGGGTAAATGAAtggcagagaggagaaggaaaaaaatagaaacaagtTCAACTAATAACCCCAATCATAATAGAGTGTGAACAGCAGAGAAACTCATGAAATAATAAGGGCtgggttgtgtgtgtctgtgtgcgggGTCTTACACAGAACCGCCAGCTTCAGCGGGAAGCTCTCTGGTTTGACCTGGGTCCGGTGTGCCACCACGCAGCTTATGTCTTTCCCGttgtctgctgctgtgggaACCATGCGGTACTCGCTGATCATGGTCACTGTGTTGTCGGTACCCTGCTTGGACACTGTTGTCGCATTGCCATTGGCTGTGGTCACCCAGGAGATTTGGGCAGGTGGACGGCCATTGACAGACTCGCAGCGTGCCACGACGACCTGCTTGGTGCCTGCTTCCACTGTTACGATGGAGGCCGAGTTCTGAGGCTTagctgatggatggatggatgagaggacggagggtggggagagaaagagacacagaagtGGAGAGAAGATTAAAGGATGTAGAAATAGGTAAAATGGAAATAAGGCAGCTGAGTGAAAAGATAATGTGCACCATTATTGATAAACAATTTGAGTCATCAgcatagaaaaagaaaatccaaaacCTCAATCTCCAAACAtcctctcaccctctctttctctctctctctctctctctctctctctgtcccctccaTCGTTTTCTCTCCAGAGCCTACTTTGATAAACAGTCAAGAGTACGAGtgcaaacacacccacaccctaAATCTTCTTCCACTCTCCCTTCATTTCACTTTAATCTATTCCCTCTCTATCCCAATCACCTGCCATTGATAAACAATTTCCCTGAGCGGTCTGGTGCATTTCCATACACAAATTCTAAATCACTACATGATCTCTGTCACCCCCCCCCACTCTACCCTATACTCTACCTCACCCCTCATGCCTCCTCAATTACCCTCTCTGATACGAGTGTGGGATCAGAGCAGAGAAGACAGGACAGGAGCTGACAGCAGGCATGACAAGCAGCCAGATCAATATAGTGCCTGAGGGGAGGCAGGGAGGCATGATACGTTGGAGGGAAAAAGAGATAGAGTAAAAAGCACTGGTGCCGGGCCAAGGTTAGACCAATGGTTCTATTGCATTAACAAGAACACAATTGATCTGACAATACCACTTATAATAGCAATTAAGCCTAGCTGGACATGCTTTTAACCTGCACACTACCtctgagggagggagagagagctagagagacagacggagagatgTAGGCGGAGAGTACTttgtatttacatatatatagtaAGCAAGATAAATATGCACACATTCACTAGACAGATGGGGGACAAATGGAAAAGCCAGCAAAGCATAGTTTAACATGCACCTTGGCACAAATTCAACAAGTCTTTAGAAATTCTTCTGCAGATAAATACCAAACAGAACTAGGTTTTTGGCAGGAAAAGCTACTTTTATTGATAAAGGTAGTTGGTAGTAGACAGTTGGCCTGTCCTCCTGTATAAATTGCTTCGACTGCTCATTCCATTTGTGCGATGAAAGGATGGGAAAAACTTCAACAGACTATAGATATTTCAGGACAGTTTCAGGGTTGTGTTGGGTTTGATTTCTCTCtgacaaagaagagaagagtgCTTCTTTTCCAATTATAATAAAGAAACTTTACAGGGAGCATTTAACAATGTTGCATGTCCTTGGGAGGCAGAAACCTGTGATGGGTTTGAACCCAAGAGCACACGTTGGTAAACAACAATTTCGAAAACTGGGGTGTTACCCATGACAGACAGAGCCGTAAAACCACAACCAAGTGTTGCATAATATTTATAACCGCAGATTTCTGTGTCGCTGCTTTCAGAGAGTTGGGGGAATTCATGCGCAGCACACTAGAGCTAGTATTTATAGATGTTTAATACTAACATGAGTATTTCCTTTTTTAGTTCTCTGGTGGCAGAAATTTGAATAACTTACTTTGGcacattaaaaaataagtaGCTACCAGAGTTTTCAAGAAGATCAAATTGTGGCTCATGGGAAACTTGAAAGTGAAATCTtatcattttagttttattaatttgtaattttcaatattttatgtattaGATGTTTGACATGGAGTGGTTTTATTGATGACATAGTACTGTTGCCTAGTTACCAGGAGGTCTTGGACTTGTGTCATCCTTGAGTCCTCCAACTCGTAAAATAAACATACTTGCAGAgatatttcctttccttttggTGGTTTGATAATAGTGGTGCATAGGATGgttttaacacaaaaaaaactgaaagtttcagactgaaacaaagtCCCTGTCCTTTGAAGTAACATTAGGTCACATTTCATACTCAAACCATTCCTGCACTGTGTGGAAGCATCTGCATCTGCTGTGCTTCCCAACTTATCACCCatctgtatatacacatattatataGATTATGTTTGTGACCTACCCAGCATGACCAGGTATGTGATGCCTTGCTCGTTGCCACTGGGGTAGGTAGCATACTCGCAGATGTACTTCCCCTCATCGGACATTCTAACATCGGTTATCTGGATGGAAGGACTGGCCAGGTCTGGCGGACTGGGTGTGAAGCTGATTCTGCCCTTCACAGGAGAATCAGGATAGTTGGCATCAAAGCTGGGGTGAAACACAGCGATGTTGatcctttctccttctttcgGCTCATAGATCCACGTGACCTGTgttggaggaggcggaggggagAGGTCAGTGGTTAGGATGCGTAGGGTgactgagaaaaacaagaggacTAATTTATCACGGCACTGATAAGTGACACTGGAAAGCATTTTAAGacatccacatttttttccgTTACTCAACGGGGCAGCGTACACAGCATCACAATCAAATAAGTGGAGCAGGTATGAATATGGATGTGGAGTTTTCAGCAGAAGtactctctccatctctctcagcTGCACTTAGCAGAACCAAGCAGAGTTGTGTACTTCCCACTTCACTGAGATACGACTAGGAAGTGCTTCCATCACCATATTCAATCCCCAAAAGCAAAATGAAGCTTAGTATTGTTTGTTTGGGGTCATAAAACATTAAGCCTAAccgtgatttaaaaaaaaaattactagCCTTAGGATTATTTCTGTGGGCTATGATTTGTTAGATTAACGTTTAATGTGCTCGACAAACAAGGCACATGGACCTGtattatcattttatgtttatttcagttGCAATGAACTGCTAATGTCCACCTGTGCGACTAACTTTCACACACCAGCGGTGTAAGGATGATACATAATTGACAAATACTTTATTCCACAAGAAAATAACCACATGTTTAgtcaaatattatgttaattgtATATTTGTTTCATGTCGCCTCAACTGTGGAAGCAAATTGCAGTCCCAGACAATTTCACCAAATTGTACTGTGTCAAGTCAGCAGGATGAGCTGCAATTTCGGGAcgaaacagacatttttattagaATTTCAGATTGCAAACCCAGTTTGGAGTTGATATGAGTGTGGAGTTGTACAGAAATAATCAAATCctaactgaaacaaagaaaacaattgtATCATGACAGTGTGTATCTGACCATTGTGAGCTGAATCCCAGTGGCATCGGTGAAGGCACAGCGCAGGTTGACGGTCTGACCGGGATATGACAACACCTCCGGCTCCACCTTCACCCGCTGACCCGACACTCCtggggaaaacacacaaaaggagaAACATTAATGTCGGCTGTTTCCTTCCCTCCCAAACTAGGAGACGGGATGAGGAAACGCAGGAGAGGAATCATGTTGGTACAAAGCCTTCTGATGATAAATGAGGACGATGTGGAAATGTCTGGTACGACAGAGGACAGCATTAGTGAACCCAGGCAAGTAGGCCAAGAGTCTGGTATCTCTCTatgactgtgcgtgtgtgtggacggagggaggctgaaaaaaaaaaaatgggatgtgtgctggaaaaaagaaaaagaggaaagccAGTTCTCTTTTGCACATAGGTCATAAATCATCTGGATGGGTTATGCTTTTCTATAGCCTGCCATTTGCTGTGCCGACACATTCCTGTGTAACAGCAAagagtcaaaataaatatgctTTTCTTGGTGTGTTGTGTCAGTGGGCGTGTGAGAAACAGTAAGAGCGATGGAGCTTTAGAACGACAATCTGTccgcgtgtatgtgtgtgtgtaatccaGATCTCTGTGAAAATGTAATTACTTGTATGAGTAAGCGCGCATTAGTGTATGTCAGCAAGATGGCACCTGTTTTAAGTAAGAGTGGATTACCTGCGGATACACAACTTCAAATGTCTGCAGCCAGGgcgaaatgtgtgtgtgcgtgtgctcaCAGTGTGTTTACCAAGCTACACACATACAACAGAAGCATGAAACACAATTTCCCCTAAAGACAAACAATTACTTGCAGAACTAGTTCCACCAGTTTGTGCTGAGCTAAAGCTATTGTGTTGAAACTAATATGATCTGGAGGGctgatggaaaacacacacacgaacgaAACCCATAGGCTAGGAGATAAGAGGAAAGGGCAgtgctgtctttctcttttgACGAGCAATAAACACCACACCTTCTCTTCTCTAGGGAGATCTGAGATATCaatacagaggaagagaagagcgAGGATGGAGCGACAGACTGAGTGGgaaagtggaagaaaacaaGCCTTTCCTAGAATAACACCAGCTCTCCCAGGACCTGCCCAATTTACAACCACAAAACAACCCCCTTGTAGCCACAGAGGAACCTCTGGACAACCACTAAGCAGACTGTGGGAGCAGCAGAGAGCCTTATTGGGCTGGAAAGAGGAACAGCTCGCCGCTTTTTTCCCTCTGCctttgacacacatacacatctgtgCAAGAAGACACACTTGTGCACACGCATTGATCTCATGACAGCTTTATTGTTGTGCTTCTGGCCTCAGATCTTTCATGTGTCTACAGCGTTTAGTGGAGATCAAGTAACAACCGTTTGTCAATCTACCTGAACTAGTCTGACTAACAACAGATTAGCTTTGGGAATGGGAGCTGTACTCTGGTTACCAAATGATGTAGCAGAGCTAGGAGAAAAGGGGGATGAAGGGTTACTGAAACCCTTGATTACTAGTCTTGATTGGGGGTGTAAGGACCGAGTGAGCTTGACATGTCAGAGGTCGTTACGCAACGTGGCACGGAAGATACTCCGCCCGAGGATTTTACTTGTgagattcacacacaaacacatgcacacatgcacggtTGTTGTGTCCGCACATAATGTGGGTGCAGAGCTGAGCTGGACCTGTTGTCTGTCATTCTGAAGCAATAAGAGGAGAGCCATCGCAGGTCAACTCCTGCCAGAGCTCAGATGAGAGACAGGCTGGCCTTATGAGACTCTACACAGCCCCAGGGAAATGAATATTACACACAAGATATACAAAGACTTGCACGCCCTCATCCTCCGTATAGTCCCCAAATCCCAGCTCTGAAGACTCAGAGACTGTGTCATTAGAACAGCAGACACCGAAGGAAAAAGTCAGCGTGTGCACGcgtgtgcatgtacatgcacacaacaGACTTTTGGAAATCCTGAGGCAAGGCGGCATTTGAAATAGTAATTGTCAGTATAAATATTTAGAGAGCATTGGTCATATTAAacagaaaggacagagagagaggaggcaggaggagacagGAACTAGAGGGAATTAGAGGATAAATGACGGTTCAAGGGtaagactgagaaaaaaaagcaggagtgacagagagggagacagaccaagggagggagagaaagagagaggggatgaaGGAACAGAAGCCTTGTTTCACTGTTGCTCTACTTTACAGTAGCTCTGCTGCCTGCAGGTGACATACAAGAAACGCCACCGAACCCGATGCACGTGAAAAAACAAACGCATGCTGCCCCCTTCAACATCCTCCAAGTCGTCCGATGTCACCATTCCAAGTACTGTCACCTATCATTATGTCTTTAACACCCACAtgacatacatgcacacacacacacacacacacacacacgcacgcattaTGCTGATGGCTCTGCGACAGCTCTGCCATATTAACACAGTACTCTCTGATCCCCTGCCTGGTCACGCTGACATTTCCATATTTCCCACCATTCGTCTGTGAAGACGAAAATGAatcaggaaggaaggaggagaggaagtgtgCTAGGAGGATGGAAGGATGAAAGGAGGAGACGAGAGACAGCCTGGGAATGCCAAAGTGACGGAGGATGAGGAgcggcgggggggggggggtggcgTGTGATGGGGTGTAAAGGAAAAGTGGGGATGAAAGTGTGCGAAGAGAAAGCGGTGCCAGGAATAGAGACTGAAAGAGGGAGCGAAAAGAGAAAGTGTTGAGagaagaggagtggaggaggatcTCGAAGggggagactgtgtgagctaTAAACAAGGTTAATAGGAGACGGCTGAGggacaaaagagagagacatttagaagagagaaaataaaaggagTGAGCGAGGATGTAGGTGAAAAAGA
The nucleotide sequence above comes from Larimichthys crocea isolate SSNF chromosome XVI, L_crocea_2.0, whole genome shotgun sequence. Encoded proteins:
- the si:ch73-22o12.1 gene encoding nectin-2 isoform X3, with translation MARHDARNWQDCSKMIGLLCMFASILLQHGVSGQRVKVEPEVLSYPGQTVNLRCAFTDATGIQLTMVTWIYEPKEGERINIAVFHPSFDANYPDSPVKGRISFTPSPPDLASPSIQITDVRMSDEGKYICEYATYPSGNEQGITYLVMLAKPQNSASIVTVEAGTKQVVVARCESVNGRPPAQISWVTTANGNATTVSKQGTDNTVTMISEYRMVPTAADNGKDISCVVAHRTQVKPESFPLKLAVLYPPQVTIVGYDNNWYLGRTNVILTCQATGNPHPSTVQWKTMSGEMPDIVQIAGKELKVLKVDDTVNTTFVCEVKNRIGTGRDQVTAMVRGTRLPEKGATTGSIIGAIIGVIILLAIIGTAIAMYRKHRNNKLNGEGPPKYKPPPPKKTNSSANRLNPSYAPPPVTDDRPENQYYNTQTAEPVTDLDAYHDDEDYTENDREHYYSAAPSGWDDPGNNEVPPPYMRTDNDPQDYHQGPNVNRGDSFVSPAMFV
- the si:ch73-22o12.1 gene encoding nectin-2 isoform X2 — its product is MARHDARNWQDCSKMIGLLCMFASILLQHGVSGQRVKVEPEVLSYPGQTVNLRCAFTDATGIQLTMVTWIYEPKEGERINIAVFHPSFDANYPDSPVKGRISFTPSPPDLASPSIQITDVRMSDEGKYICEYATYPSGNEQGITYLVMLAKPQNSASIVTVEAGTKQVVVARCESVNGRPPAQISWVTTANGNATTVSKQGTDNTVTMISEYRMVPTAADNGKDISCVVAHRTQVKPESFPLKLAVLYPPQVTIVGYDNNWYLGRTNVILTCQATGNPHPSTVQWKTMSGEMPDIVQIAGKELKVLKVDDTVNTTFVCEVKNRIGTGRDQVTAMVRGTRLPEKGATTGSIIGAIIGVIILLAIIGTAIAMYRKHRNNKLNGEGPPKYKPPPPKKTNSSANRQLNPSYAPPPVTDDRPENQYYNTQTAEPVTDLDAYHDDEDYTENDREHYYSAAPSGWDDPGNNEVPPPYMRTDNDPQDYHQGPNVNRGDSFVSPAMFV